From Gottschalkia purinilytica, one genomic window encodes:
- a CDS encoding uroporphyrinogen decarboxylase family protein — MHRDDQMTPNERLSAFMTGKPMDRILAMPVVCSMSGSALGMTHREKRSTAFNEAMAQVACYERFGNDLTIIDYGLHGVGAALGSVMSDPEDAVPAILKYVLEDLNDVDQLDMSKLELKNDKKLQLHVEATKILIDKVGKEVPTGVLISGPFTAASSIFKVENLLRATRKNPDKVHQLIHFCNEGLKMIYREFIKEGAIILLCDPIASGTILHRKQYLEFVLPYAVDLMKDIHNAKGMVCYHICGDTRAIVGDMVQSGCDMISIDNRVDLTYTKEVVGNKVPILGNVDPVEVLYLGNTNDVDLAVKNCIQKAYDSPCGYILASGCDLSGNIPLENIDQFMASARKYGKGPLDPKNFI; from the coding sequence ATGCATAGAGATGATCAAATGACACCAAATGAACGATTGAGTGCATTTATGACAGGAAAACCAATGGATAGAATTTTAGCAATGCCAGTAGTTTGCTCTATGTCTGGTTCAGCACTAGGAATGACTCATAGAGAAAAAAGGAGTACAGCTTTCAATGAAGCTATGGCACAGGTTGCATGTTATGAAAGATTTGGAAATGATCTAACGATCATTGACTATGGACTACACGGTGTAGGTGCAGCCCTAGGAAGTGTAATGAGCGATCCTGAGGATGCGGTACCAGCAATTTTGAAATATGTTTTAGAGGATTTAAATGATGTGGACCAATTAGATATGTCAAAGTTAGAACTAAAAAATGATAAAAAGCTGCAATTACACGTAGAAGCTACAAAAATTTTAATTGATAAAGTAGGAAAAGAAGTACCAACAGGGGTTTTAATATCTGGACCCTTTACTGCAGCATCAAGTATCTTCAAAGTAGAAAATTTATTAAGGGCAACGAGAAAAAATCCTGATAAGGTACATCAATTAATTCATTTCTGCAATGAAGGGCTGAAAATGATTTATAGGGAATTTATTAAAGAAGGTGCAATCATTTTACTTTGTGATCCTATTGCTTCAGGAACAATTCTCCATAGAAAACAATACTTAGAATTTGTTTTGCCTTATGCAGTAGATTTGATGAAGGATATTCACAATGCAAAGGGAATGGTTTGTTATCATATTTGTGGAGATACAAGAGCAATCGTAGGGGATATGGTGCAATCAGGTTGCGATATGATTAGCATTGACAACAGGGTAGATTTGACATACACCAAGGAGGTAGTAGGTAATAAAGTACCTATTCTTGGCAATGTGGATCCAGTAGAGGTGCTATACTTAGGAAACACCAATGATGTTGACTTAGCAGTAAAAAATTGTATTCAAAAGGCCTATGACAGTCCTTGTGGATATATTTTGGCATCAGGCTGCGATCTTTCAGGAAACATTCCTTTAGAAAACATAGATCAATTTATGGCTTCTGCTAGAAAATATGGTAAAGGGCCATTAGATCCAAAAAATTTCATTTAG
- a CDS encoding corrinoid protein translates to MSVSKGILLKKLSDGVLNMEEEAVIEACNEYVEAGYPAFDGIMEGLVDGMNRASQLYEDEEYFVTDLLLCSDAMYEGLSVLRPHIPSNEMEREKPKGVIGVVEGDTHDIGKNLVKIMLDTAGFDMIDLGRDVPLQNFVDKVKEVNASFVCMSTLMTTTMGGMGTVIELLKEAGIREQVKVIIGGGPISKKFADTIGADGYSSNAVEAVKLIKGLLEIA, encoded by the coding sequence ATGTCAGTATCAAAAGGGATATTATTAAAAAAACTATCAGATGGTGTATTAAATATGGAAGAAGAAGCTGTGATTGAGGCCTGTAATGAGTATGTAGAAGCAGGATATCCTGCATTTGATGGTATTATGGAAGGACTTGTAGATGGGATGAATCGTGCAAGTCAATTGTATGAAGATGAAGAATATTTTGTTACGGATTTATTATTGTGCTCAGATGCAATGTATGAAGGTTTATCTGTTTTAAGACCTCATATTCCTTCAAATGAAATGGAGAGAGAAAAGCCAAAAGGTGTAATTGGTGTTGTAGAAGGGGATACCCATGATATAGGCAAGAATTTAGTGAAGATCATGTTAGATACGGCTGGGTTTGATATGATTGATTTAGGAAGAGATGTTCCTTTACAGAACTTTGTTGATAAAGTGAAGGAAGTTAATGCTTCATTTGTGTGCATGTCAACACTGATGACAACGACGATGGGGGGAATGGGTACAGTTATCGAGTTATTAAAGGAAGCGGGAATCAGAGAACAAGTGAAAGTAATCATTGGTGGTGGACCAATTTCAAAAAAATTTGCTGACACTATAGGTGCAGATGGATATTCTTCTAACGCAGTTGAGGCGGTAAAGTTAATAAAAGGACTGCTTGAAATAGCATAG